Proteins co-encoded in one Ornithorhynchus anatinus isolate Pmale09 chromosome 14, mOrnAna1.pri.v4, whole genome shotgun sequence genomic window:
- the ELFN2 gene encoding protein phosphatase 1 regulatory subunit 29 yields the protein MLRLGLWATALLCACQPGPARGDCWLIEGDKGYVWLAICSQNQPPYETIPQHINSTVHDLRLNENKLKAVLYSSLSRFGNLTDLNLTKNEISYIEDGAFLGQVNLQVLQLGYNKLSNLTEGMLRGMARLQFLFVQHNLIEAVTPAAFSECPGLISIDLSSNRLSRLDGTTFAGLGGLMVCELAGNPFRCDCGLYGFLAWLVAFNNVTKNYDRLQCEAPREFAGYPLLVPRPHHSRNAITIFQAMCRDGAAPSRPSGRPTPFAPDPQRDPDENSGFNPGDFLSVEPPASSSSSSSSSSSSSSSSSSSSSSSTTDSSFSPTIKLHHVTFTSATLVVTIPSPFSKMYVLVQYNDSFVSDVMTLKNKKEIVTLSKLKAHTDYTFCVASIRNSKRYNHTCLSFATRDPVPGDPAPSTSTTTHYIMTILGCLFGMVLVLGAVYYCLRKRRMQEEKQKSLNVKKTILEMRYGSEADAAAAAVHVAPKLGEPPVLPVSRMSSIPSMIGEKPPPPKGLDAGPDTPRTATKGNYMEVRGGGGDGLARPEDDLRDLDNGRGSAAEISTIAKEVDKVNQIINNCIDALKLDTASFLGGGGGGGGGGGAGGDPDLAFECQSIPAGSATGLDRPGFLSPPYKESSHHPLQRQLSADAAVARKTCSVSSSGSIKSAKVFSLDVPDHPPPPPGLGQGLDAKYLDQGGPLDRLPLVSAGAIQHLEVQPPYHCSEHRHSFPALYYEESADTLSPRMPFLKPLARSKRDSAYSQLSPRHYFSGYSSSPEYSSESTHKIWERFRPYKKHPREEVCMAAGHALRKKVQFAKDEDLHDILDYWKGVSAQQKL from the coding sequence ATGCTGCGCCTGGGGCTGTGGGCGACCGCCCTGCTCTGCGCCTGCCAGCCCGGCCCGGCGAGGGGCGACTGCTGGCTGATCGAAGGGGACAAGGGCTACGTGTGGCTGGCCATCTGTAGCCAGAACCAGCCGCCCTACGAGACCATCCCCCAGCACATCAACAGCACGGTGCACGACCTGCGCCTCAACGAGAACAAGCTCAAGGCCGTGCTCTACTCCTCCCTGAGCCGCTTCGGCAACCTGACGGACCTCAACCTGACCAAGAACGAGATCTCCTACATCGAGGACGGGGCCTTCCTGGGCCAGGTGAACCTGCAGGTGCTACAGCTGGGCTACAACAAGCTGAGCAACCTGACGGAGGGCATGTTGCGTGGCATGGCCCGCCTACAGTTCCTCTTCGTGCAGCACAACCTGATCGAGGCCGTCACCCCCGCGGCCTTCTCCGAGTGCCCGGGCCTCATCAGCATCGACCTGTCCTCCAACCGGCTCAGCCGCCTGGACGGCACCACCTTCGCCGGGCTGGGCGGCCTGATGGTGTGCGAGCTGGCGGGCAACCCCTTCCGCTGTGACTGCGGCCTGTACGGCTTCCTGGCCTGGCTGGTGGCGTTCAACAACGTGACCAAGAACTACGACCGGCTGCAGTGCGAGGCGCCCCGGGAGTTCGCCGGCTACCCGCTGCTCGTGCCCAGGCCGCACCACAGCCGCAACGCCATCACCATCTTCCAGGCCATGTGCCGGgacggggccgccccctcccgcccctccggccgTCCCACGCCCTTCGCCCCGGACCCCCAGAGGGACCCGGACGAGAACTCCGGGTTCAATCCGGGGGACTTCTTGTCGGTGGAGCCCCCGgcttcttcctcctcgtcctcctcgtcgtcctcctcgtcctcctcgtcgtcctcctcctcgtcctcgtcctccaccaccgactcctccttcagccccaccatCAAGCTCCACCACGTGACCTTCACCTCGGCCACCTTGGTGGTGACCATCCCGTCGCCCTTCAGCAAGATGTACGTCCTGGTGCAGTACAACGACAGCTTCGTGTCGGACGTCATGACCCTGAAGAACAAGAAGGAGATCGTCACGCTCAGCAAGCTCAAGGCGCACACGGACTACACCTTCTGCGTGGCCTCCATCCGCAACTCCAAGCGCTACAACCACACCTGCCTGTCCTTCGCCACGCGGGACCCGGTCCCGGGGGACCCGGCGCCCAGCACCTCCACCACGACCCACTACATCATGACCATCCTGGGCTGCCTCTTCGGCATGGTCCTCGTCCTCGGGGCCGTCTACTACTGCCTGCGGAAGCGGCGgatgcaggaggagaagcagaagtcgCTCAACGTCAAGAAGACCATCCTGGAGATGCGCTACGGGTCGGAGgcggacgccgccgccgccgccgtccacGTGGCCCCGAAGCTGGGGGAGCCTCCGGTCCTGCCCGTCTCGCGGatgtcctccatcccctccatgaTCGGCGAGAAACCGCCCCCGCCCAAGGGGCTGGACGCCGGGCCCGACACCCCCAGGACTGCCACCAAGGGCAACTACATGGAGgtgcgcgggggagggggcgacgggCTGGCCCGGCCCGAGGACGACCTCCGGGACCTGGACAACGGCCGGGGCTCGGCCGCCGAGATCTCCACCATCGCCAAGGAGGTGGACAAGGTCAACCAGATCATCAACAACTGCATCGACGCCCTCAAGCTGGACACGGCCTCCttcctgggagggggcgggggcggcgggggcggcgggggagccggAGGGGACCCCGACTTGGCCTTCGAGTGCCAGTCCATCCCCGCCGGCTCGGCCACCGGGCTGGACCGGCCCGGCTTCCTCTCGCCCCCCTACAAGGAGAGCTCCCACCACCCCCTGCAGCGGCAGCTGAGCGCCGACGCCGCCGTGGCCCGCAAGACCTGCAGCGTCTCGTCCAGCGGCTCCATCAAGAGCGCCAAGGTCTTCAGCCTGGACGTGCCCGAccacccgccgccgcccccggggctgGGCCAGGGCCTGGACGCCAAGTACCTGGACCAGGGCGGGCCCCTCGACCGTCTTCCCCTGGTGTCGGCGGGAGCCATCCAACACCTGGAGGTCCAGCCTCCCTACCACTGCAGCGAGCACCGCCACTCCTTCCCGGCCCTCTACTACGAAGAGAGCGCCGATACCCTGAGCCCTCGAATGCCCTTCCTCAAGCCCCTGGCCCGCTCCAAGCGGGACTCTGCCtactcccagctctcccccagaCACTACTTCTCGGGCTATTCCTCCAGCCCCGAGTACTCCTCCGAAAGCACCCACAAGATCTGGGAGCGCTTCCGCCCCTACAAGAAGCACCCCCGGGAGGAGGTGTGCATGGCCGCCGGACACGCCCTGCGCAAGAAAGTCCAGTTCGCCAAGGACGAGGACCTCCACGACATCCTGGATTACTGGAAGGGGGTCTCGGCCCAGCAGAAGCTCTGA